Sequence from the Terriglobales bacterium genome:
CGAGGTATGGCAGACTAGAGTTTGATTTTCCAACCCAATGGCATTCTTTCTTGGTATTGATGCAGGCGGCAGCAAGACCCGTTGCGCGTTAGGTGACGAGGAGCGTGTTCTCGCCACCGCATTGACTTCGAGCTGCAAGATCCAACGCGTGGGAGAAGACGAGGCCCGGCGCGCCTTGCATAACGTTATCCAGGAGGTGTGCAAGATTGCGGGTGTGCCTCACGGCGGCCTCGAGCACGTGTGCATTGGCATTTCGGGAGTTTCCGACTCGGGTGTCGTGGAGCGTGTGCGCAGCATTCTTGGCGAGGTGATCTCCGCTCCGGCGGACGTCGTGGGCGACATGATCATCGCATTGGAAGCCGGCCTCGGCAGCAGCTCAGGATGTATTGTGGTTGCCGGCACAGGCTCAATTGCCGTAGGCCGTGACGAGCACGGCCACTTTGCTCGTGCAGGGGGCTGGGGGCCAACGGTCTCTGACGAAGGTTCAGGATATTGGATTGGACGCGCTGCCGTCGGCGCCGTCTTGCGTGCGCACGACTCGGGCAAGAGCCCCGCACTGGCGCGCGCCATTACGCAAGTGTGGGGATTGAGTACCTATGAAGATTTCGTGCGCGCCGCCAGTGCTGTGCCTCCGCCAGATTTTGCCCAGCTCTTTCCCACGGTGTTGGAAGAGGCCGGGCAGGGCGATCCTATGGCCGGCGAAATTCTCAAACGAGCGGGAGTTGAGCTTGCCGAACTGGCGTTG
This genomic interval carries:
- a CDS encoding BadF/BadG/BcrA/BcrD ATPase family protein; this encodes MAFFLGIDAGGSKTRCALGDEERVLATALTSSCKIQRVGEDEARRALHNVIQEVCKIAGVPHGGLEHVCIGISGVSDSGVVERVRSILGEVISAPADVVGDMIIALEAGLGSSSGCIVVAGTGSIAVGRDEHGHFARAGGWGPTVSDEGSGYWIGRAAVGAVLRAHDSGKSPALARAITQVWGLSTYEDFVRAASAVPPPDFAQLFPTVLEEAGQGDPMAGEILKRAGVELAELALTVIRGLWPGQHQVRVVVSGGVFENSQVTREVFANTVRNAFLQAAVSLGNLEPVMGALSLARKAGKSK